From one Salvelinus sp. IW2-2015 linkage group LG11, ASM291031v2, whole genome shotgun sequence genomic stretch:
- the LOC111969813 gene encoding alpha-1,3-galactosyltransferase 2-like isoform X1: MKAASVYYRRVNKQGCLQEQHIRFTPFYHLKQTSEEKNRIGYTMSRLMYKAKCVLTFALCAFVLLFVAYFTPTSVRYLEGFLPMSRCPQAPAEKLKLGNSIDASLDLWSRSDVQTCTDWGAPVIWDGMFDPDHYDQEHRKNHSSVSLTVFAVGRYLDAYLKAFLLSAERHFMVALPVTYYVFTDVPERVPDIHLGPRRSLKVVRVQRHSRWQDISMMRMRAIADAIESQIHHHSHYVFCFDVDQVFVGRFGSEALGDSVALLHAYYYHRPQSLYTYERNPRSRAYMETGDFYYHAAVFGGSWRTVKNMTETCYQAIMEDKENQVEALWHDESHLNKYLWLHKPSKVLSPEYCWDRNIGYRGDIHVARLLWSEKKYDTLRVT; encoded by the exons ATGAAAGCAGCATCCGTTTATTATAGACGCGTCAACAAGCAGGGGTGCTTACAAGAGCAG CATATTCGTTTCACTCCTTTTTACCATCTGAAACAGACTTCGGAAGAAAAAAACCGCATTGGCTACACAATGAG CAGATTAATGTACAAGGCAAAGTGTGTATTAACATTTGCATTATGTGCCTTTGTGCTGCTCTTCGTAGCCTACTTCACACCTACATCAGTAAG GTACTTGGAGGGGTTCCTTCCCATGAGCCGATGTCCTCAAGCCCCTGCAGAGAAGCTGAAGCTGGGGAACAGTATAGATGCCTCCCTAGACCTCTG GTCCAGAAGTGATGTTCAGACCTGCACTGACTGGGGAGCACCTGTGATCTGGGATGGGATGTTTGACCCagatcattacgaccaggaacacAGGAAAAAccactcatctgtctctctcactgtattCGCTGTGGGCAG GTATCTAGATGCCTACCTGAAGGCATTCCTTCTCTCTGCTGAGCGTCACTTTATGGTGGCTTTACCTGTGACATACTATGTGTTCACGGACGTTCCCGAGAGGGTACCAGACATCCATCTTGGTCCTAGGCGTAGCCTGAAAGTTGTGAGGGTGCAGAGACACTCTCGCTGGCAGGACATCTCCATGATGCGTATGAGGGCCATCGCAGATGCCATCGAGTCACAGATTCATCACCACAGCCACTACGTCTTCTGCTTTGACGTGGACCAGGTGTTTGTGGGTCGGTTCGGCTCCGAGGCTCTGGGAGACTCTGTTGCTCTGCTCCACGCCTACTACTACCACCGACCACAGAGCCTGTACACCTACGAACGCAACCCCAGGTCCAGGGCCTACATGGAGACTGGGGACTTCTACTATCATGCTGCTGTGTTCGGAGGCTCGTGGCGAACTGTGAAGAATATGACGGAGACCTGTTACCAGGCCATCATGGAGGACAAGGAGAACCAGGTGGAGGCTCTGTGGCATGACGAGAGTCACCTCAACAAGTACCTGTGGCTCCATAAGCCCAGCAAAGTGCTGTCTCCAGAGTACTGCTGGGACAGGAACATTGGCTACCGTGGTGACATACATGTGGCCCGCCTGCTCTGGTCAGAGAAGAAATATGACACACTCCGGGTTACATAG
- the LOC111969813 gene encoding alpha-1,3-galactosyltransferase 2-like isoform X2 — MKAASVYYRRVNKQGCLQEQHIRFTPFYHLKQTSEEKNRIGYTMRLMYKAKCVLTFALCAFVLLFVAYFTPTSVRYLEGFLPMSRCPQAPAEKLKLGNSIDASLDLWSRSDVQTCTDWGAPVIWDGMFDPDHYDQEHRKNHSSVSLTVFAVGRYLDAYLKAFLLSAERHFMVALPVTYYVFTDVPERVPDIHLGPRRSLKVVRVQRHSRWQDISMMRMRAIADAIESQIHHHSHYVFCFDVDQVFVGRFGSEALGDSVALLHAYYYHRPQSLYTYERNPRSRAYMETGDFYYHAAVFGGSWRTVKNMTETCYQAIMEDKENQVEALWHDESHLNKYLWLHKPSKVLSPEYCWDRNIGYRGDIHVARLLWSEKKYDTLRVT; from the exons ATGAAAGCAGCATCCGTTTATTATAGACGCGTCAACAAGCAGGGGTGCTTACAAGAGCAG CATATTCGTTTCACTCCTTTTTACCATCTGAAACAGACTTCGGAAGAAAAAAACCGCATTGGCTACACAATGAG ATTAATGTACAAGGCAAAGTGTGTATTAACATTTGCATTATGTGCCTTTGTGCTGCTCTTCGTAGCCTACTTCACACCTACATCAGTAAG GTACTTGGAGGGGTTCCTTCCCATGAGCCGATGTCCTCAAGCCCCTGCAGAGAAGCTGAAGCTGGGGAACAGTATAGATGCCTCCCTAGACCTCTG GTCCAGAAGTGATGTTCAGACCTGCACTGACTGGGGAGCACCTGTGATCTGGGATGGGATGTTTGACCCagatcattacgaccaggaacacAGGAAAAAccactcatctgtctctctcactgtattCGCTGTGGGCAG GTATCTAGATGCCTACCTGAAGGCATTCCTTCTCTCTGCTGAGCGTCACTTTATGGTGGCTTTACCTGTGACATACTATGTGTTCACGGACGTTCCCGAGAGGGTACCAGACATCCATCTTGGTCCTAGGCGTAGCCTGAAAGTTGTGAGGGTGCAGAGACACTCTCGCTGGCAGGACATCTCCATGATGCGTATGAGGGCCATCGCAGATGCCATCGAGTCACAGATTCATCACCACAGCCACTACGTCTTCTGCTTTGACGTGGACCAGGTGTTTGTGGGTCGGTTCGGCTCCGAGGCTCTGGGAGACTCTGTTGCTCTGCTCCACGCCTACTACTACCACCGACCACAGAGCCTGTACACCTACGAACGCAACCCCAGGTCCAGGGCCTACATGGAGACTGGGGACTTCTACTATCATGCTGCTGTGTTCGGAGGCTCGTGGCGAACTGTGAAGAATATGACGGAGACCTGTTACCAGGCCATCATGGAGGACAAGGAGAACCAGGTGGAGGCTCTGTGGCATGACGAGAGTCACCTCAACAAGTACCTGTGGCTCCATAAGCCCAGCAAAGTGCTGTCTCCAGAGTACTGCTGGGACAGGAACATTGGCTACCGTGGTGACATACATGTGGCCCGCCTGCTCTGGTCAGAGAAGAAATATGACACACTCCGGGTTACATAG